The following proteins come from a genomic window of Falco rusticolus isolate bFalRus1 chromosome 9, bFalRus1.pri, whole genome shotgun sequence:
- the EXOSC2 gene encoding exosome complex component RRP4 isoform X1, translating into MAAITMRLPVVRRAVGPTAPRGGEKHLVAPGDTITTDTGYMRGHGTYVEEEKLIASVAGAVERVNKLVCVRALKARYNGEVGDIVVGRITEVQQKRWKVETNSRLDSVLLLSSVNLPGGELRRRSAEDELAMRDYLQEGDLISAEVQSVFSDGAVSLHTRSLKYGKSWSPLQLAQGVLVQVSPSLVKRQKTHFHDLPCGASVILGNNGFIWIHPTLEHKDEEAGGFTTNLEPVPLSDREVISRLRNCIVALVNQKLMLFDTSILYCYEASLPHQIKDILKPEVEEEIVLETRQRLLDLEG; encoded by the exons ATGGCCGCCATCACCATGCGGCTGCCGGTGGTCCGGCGGGCGGTGGGGCCGACCGCGCCTCGGGGCGGCGAGAAGCACCTGGTGGCACCGGGGGACACGATCACCACGGACACGGGCTACATGAG GGGCCACGGCACCTACgtggaggaggagaagctcATCGCCTCGGTGGCCGGCGCCGTGGAGCGTGTCAACAAGCTGGTGTGCGTCAGGGCGCTGAAGGCCCG GTACAACGGCGAAGTCGGCGACATCGTGGTCGGGAGGATTACGGAG gttCAGCAGAAGCGGTGGAAGGTGGAAACGAATTCCAGGCTAGATTCGGTCCTGCTGCTGTCGTCTGTGAATTTGCCTGGCGGGGAACTG AGGAGGAGATCAGCAGAAGATGAGCTTGCGATGAGGGACTACCTGCAGGAAGGGGACCTCATCAGT GCAGAGGTCCAGTCTGTATTTTCTGATGGCGCTGTATCACTGCACACCCGCAGTCTGAAATATGGGAAG TCATGGTCTCCTCTTCAGCTTGCCCAGGGTGTGCTCGTTCAGGTCTCACCCTCCCTTGTGAAACGCCAGAAGACTCACTTCCATGACTTGCCCTGTGGTGCATCTGTGATCCTTGGCAACAATGGTTTCATCTGGATCCACCCAACGCTGGAGCATAAAGATGAGGAGGCAGGGGGCTTCACCACCAACTTGGAG CCTGTTCCCTTGTCTGACCGGGAGGTGATCTCAAGGCTCCGAAACTGCATCGTGGCTCTAGTTAATCAGAAACTGATGCTCTTTGACACCAGCATCCTGTATTGCTATGAAGCATCCCTTCCTCATCAG ATCAAGGACATTCTCAAACcagaggtggaggaggagatCGTTCTGGAAACCCGACAGAGGCTGCTGGATCTGGAGGGATAG
- the EXOSC2 gene encoding exosome complex component RRP4 isoform X2, with protein MAAITMRLPVVRRAVGPTAPRGGEKHLVAPGDTITTDTGYMRGHGTYVEEEKLIASVAGAVERVNKLVCVRALKARYNGEVGDIVVGRITEVQQKRWKVETNSRLDSVLLLSSVNLPGGELRRRSAEDELAMRDYLQEGDLISAEVQSVFSDGAVSLHTRSLKYGKLAQGVLVQVSPSLVKRQKTHFHDLPCGASVILGNNGFIWIHPTLEHKDEEAGGFTTNLEPVPLSDREVISRLRNCIVALVNQKLMLFDTSILYCYEASLPHQIKDILKPEVEEEIVLETRQRLLDLEG; from the exons ATGGCCGCCATCACCATGCGGCTGCCGGTGGTCCGGCGGGCGGTGGGGCCGACCGCGCCTCGGGGCGGCGAGAAGCACCTGGTGGCACCGGGGGACACGATCACCACGGACACGGGCTACATGAG GGGCCACGGCACCTACgtggaggaggagaagctcATCGCCTCGGTGGCCGGCGCCGTGGAGCGTGTCAACAAGCTGGTGTGCGTCAGGGCGCTGAAGGCCCG GTACAACGGCGAAGTCGGCGACATCGTGGTCGGGAGGATTACGGAG gttCAGCAGAAGCGGTGGAAGGTGGAAACGAATTCCAGGCTAGATTCGGTCCTGCTGCTGTCGTCTGTGAATTTGCCTGGCGGGGAACTG AGGAGGAGATCAGCAGAAGATGAGCTTGCGATGAGGGACTACCTGCAGGAAGGGGACCTCATCAGT GCAGAGGTCCAGTCTGTATTTTCTGATGGCGCTGTATCACTGCACACCCGCAGTCTGAAATATGGGAAG CTTGCCCAGGGTGTGCTCGTTCAGGTCTCACCCTCCCTTGTGAAACGCCAGAAGACTCACTTCCATGACTTGCCCTGTGGTGCATCTGTGATCCTTGGCAACAATGGTTTCATCTGGATCCACCCAACGCTGGAGCATAAAGATGAGGAGGCAGGGGGCTTCACCACCAACTTGGAG CCTGTTCCCTTGTCTGACCGGGAGGTGATCTCAAGGCTCCGAAACTGCATCGTGGCTCTAGTTAATCAGAAACTGATGCTCTTTGACACCAGCATCCTGTATTGCTATGAAGCATCCCTTCCTCATCAG ATCAAGGACATTCTCAAACcagaggtggaggaggagatCGTTCTGGAAACCCGACAGAGGCTGCTGGATCTGGAGGGATAG
- the PRDM12 gene encoding PR domain zinc finger protein 12, producing MMGSVLPAEALVLKPGLKPQGLSLAEVITSDILHSFLYGRWRNVLGEQLFEEKSSPKTAFTAEVLAQSFSGEVQKLSSLVLPSEVIIAQSSIPGEGLGIFSKTWIKAGTEMGPFTGRVISPEHVDLCKNNNLMWEVFNEDGTVRYFIDASQEDHRSWMTYIKCARNEQEQNLEVVQIGNSIFYKAIEMIPPDQELLVWYGNSHNTFLGIPGVPGLEEEQKKSKHEDFHAVETGASTTGRMRCVICHRGFNSRSNLRSHMRIHTLDKPFVCRFCNRRFSQSSTLRNHVRLHTGERPYKCQVCQSAYSQLAGLRAHQKSARHRPPNASLQAHSPALPVPHPASLAHHIPTMVL from the exons aTGATGGGCTCGGTGCTGCCCGCCGAGGCGCTGGTGCTCAAGCCCGGGCTGAAGCCGCAGGGGCTCTCGCTGGCCGAGGTGATCACCTCCGACATCCTGCACAGCTTCCTCTACGGCCGCTGGCGGAACGTCCTGGGCGAGCAGCTCTTCGAGGAGAAGAGCAGCCCCAAGACCGCCTTCACGGCCGAGGTCCTGGCTCAGTCCTTCTCCGGAG AGGTGCAGAAGCTGTCCAGCCTGGTGCTGCCGTCGGAAGTGATCATCGCCCAGAGCTCCATCCCCGGGGAAGGGCTCGGCATCTTCTCCAAGACCTGGATCAAGGCTGGCACCGAGATGGGACCCTTCACGGGCAGGGTCATCTCGCCCGAGCATGTGGACCTGTGCAAGAACAACAACCTCATGTGGGAG GTCTTCAATGAAGATGGCACGGTGCGGTACTTCATTGATGCCAGTCAGGAGGACCACCGCAGCTGGATGACCTACATCAAATGTGCACGGAATGAGCAGGAGCAGAACCTGGAGGTGGTCCAGATTGGGAACAGCATCTTCTACAAGGCCATTGAG ATGATTCCTCCGGATCAAGAGCTGCTGGTCTGGTACGGGAACTCCCATAACACCTTCCTGGGCATCCCAGGTGTGCcagggctggaagaggagcaAAAGAAGAGCAAACATG aggACTTCCACGCGGTGGAGACAGGGGCCAGCACGACCGGGCGCATGCGCTGCGTCATCTGCCACCGCGGCTTCAACTCCCGCAGCAACCTGCGCTCCCACATGCGCATCCACACCCTGGACAAGCCCTTCGTGTGCCGCTTCTGCAACCGCCGCTTCAGCCAGTCCTCTACCCTCCGCAACCACGTCCGCTTGCACACCGGCGAGCGTCCCTACAAGTGCCAGGTTTGCCAAAGTGCCTACTCCCAGCTCGCCGGGCTGCGGGCACACCAGAAAAGCGCCCGCCATCGGCCCCCCAACGCCTCCCTGCAGGCTCACTCGCCAGCCCTGCCCGTGCCCCATCCTGCATCCCTGGCCCATCACATCCCCACCATGGTGCTGTGA